Within the Stenotrophomonas sp. 610A2 genome, the region GCTCGAATTCGCGGTTGTTCGCCAGCGCCTGCGCCAGCTGGTCGAGATCGAGGAAGTTCAGTACGCGCGTGTTGGCGTTGACGGTCGGGGCCAGTCCGCCGTTGGCGGCGCTCGGGTGCTGCTCCCACCGGGGGCCGGCCAGGCGGGCGTCAGGTTCCACGAAGCCGCCGTCGGCGTATCCGCGCCAGTCGTAGAGCGCGTCCATCCCGCGATTGTTGAAGTCCTCGAGGAACGCGCGGGCGCCCGGCTGGCGCACCACCTCGCGGCGGTTAACGAATTCCTCGGCGTGCACGATGCCGGCGGGTTGCCATTTCGAACCGGGGCCGGTCCAGCCGCCCTCCGCGAAGCCGCTGCCGCCGTCGTAGCTCGCCTGGGACAGCAACGAGGCGATCTGCGCACCCTGCGCCAGGGCGCCGGCGATGAAGCCGATGTTCTGAGGGAAGCCGGCCTTGCTCGCCTCGGCCACGTTCTGCGCCAGCGCGACGGCCGCCTGCGCGACCGCGAAGGCCTTGCTGATGGCGAACAGGGCGCGGTAGGTCTTGCTCTGTTCGCCGCCGTAAGCCTTGGAGATGTCCGCCAGCTGCCCGAAGGTCGCCGACGCGCCGGCCAGCATCGCCTGCTGGCGCGCCGACTCGATCTGGCGCAGCGCGTCCTGGTGCTGCGCGGTGAGGGCCTGCTCCTGCGCGTTCCACTGCGCCTCAACGCCGATCTTCTGCGCACGGAACTGGCTGAGCAGCGCCAGCTGATCCTGGTACCACTTCTCCAGTTCGGCGCGAGCCTCGCCGATCTTGCCGAGCTCACCGAACGCCCCGCCGATCTCCGGTGCCAAGCCTTCGAATTTCGGTGCCTTGTCGAACGCGCCGCTGACGATCCGTCCCATCGACGCGTCGTAGGCCGCGGAATCGGCGATGCCGGCCTTCAGGGCCTTGTTGAGCGTCTCGACCTGCGCGATTGCTCCTTCCAGAGCGGCCTCGGCCGGCGTGCGCAGCGCGTCCTGCAGCTGCTCATAGGAGCGCTTTGTATCCTCGAGCTCCCGCTTCTGCTTGGTGGCCTCCTCGCGCTTGGCGCGCTCGCTGTCCAGCAGCTGCGCGTTGTCGACCAGTTGCTGCTTCACCGCCTCGCTGGCGTTCCGGTACGCGCCTTCCTCGATCTCGTAGCGGATCCGCGCCGCCTCGCTGACCTTGGTTTCACCTTCGGACAGATCGCCCAGCAGCGCGATCTGCTTCTCCAGGTTCTCGACTTCGCGCAGGGCGGCGTCGTTGGGATCCGTGGCCTTGGGGCCGCGCGGCGTGCGGGACTTCTTCTCTTCGGTCTCGTCCTCGATGGCCTTCTTCAGGCGCTCGTATGAGCCGTCATACAGGCGTGAGTCGTTCGGATCGACGGCCGCGATGACGTTGTACTGCTCGATCAGCTTGTTGAGTCTCTGCTGCCGCTCGACCTTCTTGTCGATGCGCGCGATGTCGCGGTCGATCGACGCCGCGGCGCTGACCGCCTTGTCCTGCAGCTGCTGTTCTTCGGCCGCGGCCTTCGCCGTCGCATCCTGCAGGTCCTTGCGTTCCTGCCACTGCGCGATGTTCTTCTGTTCGTTCGCGATGCGCTCGCGCAGCGCCTGGTTGGCCTTGTCGGCCTGCGCCTGGGTGAGGATCCCGAGCCGGACGTTCTCGGCGAGTTCAGCACGCTGCTGGTTCGCCATCAGGATGCCACGCTGGCCCGCGGCGATGCGGGCCTCGGCATCCTCGCGGCCGATGTCCTTGATCATCTGCCAGGCGCTGCGCGCCGCGTCGCGCACGTCGTACCAGGCGCGCTCGAGCGTGCCGGCATTCGCCCGCATCTCGGACACGCGCGACGCGGTCACTTGAGCAAGGGCTTCGGTAGCGGCCTTCGTCGCGTCCTGAGCCCGACCCTGGTCCTCGAGCGACTTGACGTTCTCGTAGACCTCCAGCGTCAGGAAGTGGTAGCGCTCGTTCAACTCGACCAGGCTCGCGGTCGGCGACTTGGCCAGCGCGATCACCTGGTTCGTGGTGTCCTCGATGCTCTTTCCAGTCAGCTGGGCAAGACCCACGGCCGCCTGCGTGGCGCTCTGCAGCGAGTCCGAGGTGAACTTGCCTGACGCGGTCAGCGCCTCGAGCGACGTCTGCGCCGCAGCGAAGTCGCCCGTGGACTCGCCCACCTGGTTGCGCATGTCTGCCAGCGCACCGGCCGTCGTGCCCGCGTAGTTGCCGGTGGCGATCAGCGCGTTATCGAACGCGCGCATCTGCAGGTAGTTCGTGACCAGCGCCGCGGTGAGCCCGCCCACGACCAGGGTGACGCCGCCGATCGCCAGGCCGGCGCCGGAGAACAGCCGCCCCGCCAGCCCAGCCTGGTTGCCCAGCTGCAGCAGCTGGTTGCCGGCCAGTTGCCACTGGCCGGTGACGCCGTAGCTGACCAGCTGGGACAGGTTGCGCTGGACACCGAGCGACTCGGTGTTCAGGGTGCGCATCGCATTCGCCGACTGCGCCGCGCCGTCTCGGATTGCAGTGAGGCGCGTGCGCTCGGCGCCGATGGTCGCCATCGCGCGGTTGTACTGCTCGCGGGAAATGCGGCCGGCGTCGACCGCCGCCTTCAGCTGTGCCTCGTCGCGCGCGAGGCGCTGCAGCGAGGCGCCCGCCTTGTCGTAGCGCCCGACCGTGCCCTCGATCGCCTTGCCGCTCTTCTCGGTTTCCTTGTTGAGGCGGTCCTGCTCGGCGCCGAGCTTCTCCAGTGCCTCGTCGTATTCCTCCGCCGTGACCAGGCCCTTGCGCATCGCGACGTCGAGGCGCGCCTCGGTGTCGGCCAGGTCGTCGATGCTGGTGGCGCTGCGGCCGAGCCGCTCCTGGAGTTCCGAGATCAGCCCGATCTCGGCCGTGACCGCTTGCTGCGTGGCCCGGCTGGCGGCCACGTAGGCCTGCTGCGCCTGGGCCTGCTCGAGCGTAGCGGCGGCCGCACCGCTGCGGCCTGTTCCAGCGGCACTCTGGTCCGCCTCGATCTGCGCACGCGCCGCCTCGAGCTCAGCGAGCGACCGGCGCACCATGTCGCGGATGCGGTTGTCCGTGCCGGATCCGCTGCCGCTCTTGTTGATCTTGTCGGTCGCTTCGACAGCGGCGTCGCCAAGGCTGCGCAGGTCGCCCTCGGTACCGGTGACTTCGCGGCGTGCCGCCGCGAAGTCCGCCTTCATCCGCATATCGATTTCGAAGTCGCGATTGGCCACCGTCAGCGTTTCCTCAATGACCGGACGCGGTCACGTGCGCCCTTGCCGTCCCACATTGCGATCGCGGTGTCTTCGATGAAGTTCGCCCGTCGCTCTCGCTCCTGCTTCCTCAGTGATGCCAGGAAGCCTTTCAGCTGCCGCTCGGTGAAGCGGCCGATGCGGTCGAAGTCGCCGAGGCCGGCGGCGGAGATCCGGGCGAAGGCGTCGAACCAGTCGACATCGCCGCGCGTTGTCGCGCCTCCCGCATTTCCACGACGGCCTCGTGCACGAAAAAACTGCTGTTCACCGCGAACCAGCTGTCAAGGAAAAGTTCCGCGTCGGTCGGGTTCTTCTCAAGGCCGCGCACCCACTCGGGCTCGACATCGGCGGCCTGCGCCGCGATCTCGATGACCAGGTCCTGGTGGACGCCGAAGAGGCGGCGGATTCGCGAGTACTGCAGGTTGCCGTCCTGGCACATGGCGAACATGGCAGCAATCAGCGGCTGCGCCTTGTGCGCGATGGCAAGGCCTTCGAAGAATCCGTACTCGCGGATGGTGAGCGTGCGGCCAGCGATGGTCAGGGTGACGTCGGGCTTGATCTCGACCAAGGCCGTCGCCGCCGAGGAAGCCTCGGCGGCGGCGTCGACCTTGCGAGGGGTCGTTTTGCGGGCCATGAATCAGGCCACCGCCGCGGACTGTTCGATCTTGCCGAAGCCACCGAGCTCGTCGTCGAGCGAGGCCTCGTCGTCGTACAGCGCCGCGCCCGACAGTTCCAGCTGCCCGAAGCTCTCGTTGATCATCGGGATGCTCGATGCCGGATCGAACTGCACCCGGTACAACCGCACCTTGACCGGCGAACCGTCCAGGGTGTTGATGCCGTCCAGCAGCAGGTAGCGTTCCGGCGGCTTGGTCGTGAACATGGTCACGTCCTGGCTTTCGGTGTGCGAGTACGCGGCCTTGAAGGGCTGGGTGAAGGAAGCCGGATTGATGATCCGGAGCACGCCGCCGTTCTCCGAGTCCAGCGCGTAGTGCGTGCCGGCGGTCAGGGTGGCCGGCGTGCCGTTGCTGTCGGTCACCACCAGCGAGCTCACGCCGCCGTGGTCCAGAGCGACGATGTCGCCGGCAATCAGGCCGGTCGGCAGTAACTCGCCGGTGACGCTGCCGGCCGCGACCGTATTGACCTCGCCGTACAGGCCCAGGGCCAGGTTCTCAGCATTGGCCCAGTTCAGGGTCAGCGCCACTTCGGCATCGCTGCCGCGCTGCAGGCGGGCCGAGGTCAGGCGCTGGCCGGAGTAGCTCTCGCGGCGGGTCTCGGAGTCGGTGCTCAGCGACACGTCGCAGCGCGGTGCGTCGCCCACCCAGCGCAGCGCGCCGGGCTTGCCGCCGGCAAGCCGTGCACCGAGGTACACCTTGCCCTGGAAACTGAAGTCTTTCATTGAGATGTCCTCTTGCTGCTATGGGTGGATGGAGCGTGGTGAAGCGGTTGGTTCAGCCCTGCGGGCGAATGCCGCCGGCCGTGGCGCCGACCGGGACTTCGGCGACGTCCGGACGCTTGGTGGCGCCGACCGATTCGAGGAACTTCGCGTCGGGCTCGTTGACCTCGATTTCGATGCCGTCCGGACCGGGCGTGAGGCGTTTGCCTTCGTGCGTGTGCGGCCGGAAGATCCGGACCTTGCGCTTCGCGCTCGGCGTGGAAGAAGCGGAGCCTGTGGTGCTGGTGTTGCTGTTCATGGCGATTCCTCGCTGGTGGGTGGAAAGCCGCCGGGGCGGTCGTAGTAGGCGAACAGGCGCTCGATCTCGGCGCCCAACACGCCGCGTGCGAAGTCGGCGAGCCGCTCCGGGCGGCGCCCCTTCGCCAGCATCTGAGCGACGGTGGCGCCGTATTCCACGGCGATCGGCTGGCGGCGCTTGCCCTTGTAGCGCCCTTGCGTCATCACCCGCTTCTCGCCGTAGCGCGAAACGACTTGCACGTTGCCGTTGGCCAGCGGCGCCAAGAACGCGCCCTTGTGCAGCGACCGGCGGCCGCGCAGGATCGCCGCGGTCACACCCTTGGCCGTGGCGCGTGCGGCGAAGTTGCGCAGTCCGATGCCGCGGAAGTGGCCGACCAGGCGCACGCCGGTGTCGTCGGCGCGCGTGGACAGGTCCTTGGCGATACGCTGCGCGCCGAGGTTGTACTCGGCCTGGATGTCCCGGCGCGCCTGCACTGGAAGGCGCCGGCGCAGGGTCTGGATCGCGCGGCGCTGGACCCACGGCAGACGGTCCGCGAGCAGGCCCAGGTTGCGCGAGGCGGCCAGCGCGCCCTGCAGCTCGAAGCCGAGCGAGATCCGGCCGCGCCGGCTGGCGGTGACGAAGGCCGCGGTCATCGGCGGTACCTCGTGGTGTACATCTGCTGCACGACCATTTCGGCCAGGCCGTCGGGCTTGTCGAGGATGATCGATTCCTCGAACTGCAGTGGCAGGGCCAACGGCTGCTGCAGGTACTGATCGAGTGCCTGCTCGAGGTCCTCATCGATCGCCGTCGCAAGCGCCTGCAGGTTCTCCAGCGATGCCGGAATGCGGGCCTCGACGATCAGCGTGAACTCGCGCTCACCCTTCGATCGTGCGCTGTCCGGATAGATGCGGCTGCCGGCGTAGAGCGTGATGCGCGGCGCGGTGGCTGCGTCCTTGCTTTCCTCGGTGCGGACATCGGCGCCGGCTTCGGTGCGATAGCCGTTGGCGATGCTGATCTGCTGCAGGCGCGCCTGCAGCACGGTGAGGATCTGGTAGCTGCGAGCGGGATCAGCCATACATCACCGCCTTGGCCACATAGCCGTCGTCGCTGTCGAGCACGTCGACCTTCTTGCTCCAGGCGCCTACGGCGACGACGTCGCCGGCGGACGGAACCCACTGCGCAACCATGAAGCTGACGACCGTGACGGTCGCCACGACTTCGCCGTTCGTTCCATAGCGCTCCACGCCGCGGTCGATGACCACGCGCACGGGGACGGGCGCATCGCCGCCGCGCTGCACGGTACCGTCCTGGCCGAATACCTCGAACAGGTCGGCATGCAGATCCGCGAATGCCAGGTCTGCGTCGCTCACGGCTTGGCGTCCTCCGGAACGGGATTCCCCTGCACCTTGTCGATGCCGTCCAGTTGGATCTCGTACTGGATCAGGCAGGCCTTGCGCTCGCCGGACACTTCGAAGATCGCGCCGATCGGTGCCGTCTCGCGCCACTTGCACCGCTTGCGCAGGTCAGGGTCGATAGGCACGTAATACTTGACCGGCTTCTCGATCACCTCCTTCGCGGGCGCCGCCTTGAGCGCCTGGCGATTCGCACCGCATGCGGTCAGCAGCAGCACCGCCGCGATCAGCGTCAGTAGTCGCGCAACGTGGGACATGCCGCCTCCAATGCTTTGAGCGCCGCCTTGCAGGTATCCGGCTTGTTCGCCGCTTCGCGCTTGAACGCCGATGCCGATTTCTCCGCGGCTTCCTGTCGGCGCTTCACTTCGGCGGTCGCAGCAGCGGACTGCGCGCGCGCCTCAATGAGGCGCTCTGCCTCCTGGCGCACAGCCGCCTCGAAGTCGACCTCCTGTTGTCGGTAGGTCGTGATCACCGCCTGCAGTTCCGCCTCGCGCACGGCGAACTTGCGCGCATCGGCGGCTCGCTCCTGGGTGACCATGAGGAACCGTTGGTTATCCTGGTAGCTGGACAGACATGCGACGGCGGCAACCATCGCCAGGACGGCACAAGCCGCCTTGAGCTTGCTGCCAGGCTTGCGAAGCCACTGGACGAGGTCGCGCAGCGCATCCATCACAAAGCCGCCGGTGGCGCTGGCGAGCTTGACGGCAGCCGCCGGGTTTAGAGCTGCGAACGCGATCACAGCGATCGTGGCGCCACCGCCCGCAAGCCACGGCCAGAAGTCGAGGGTCCAGGACCATGCGGCATGCAGCCAGTTCATGCGACGTCTCCCGAGCGACGGCGCCAACGCACCAGCATTAGGGCTGCCGTGGCCGCGCGGATGACGCACAGGTGCCACTCCGAGACATCCGGATGACCTGCGTGGTCAAGCATCCAGCCCACTGCCGCGACGGCGATGGCGATGTGCAGGAACCCCCACACCAGCCAGCGCGCCCGGCAGGCGAGCGATGCGTCCGGGTGCGGCGTCATGATCAGGCGCCAGCACACCGCAGCGAACAGGGCGAATGTCGTCACGACGCCGCACCAGTAGAGCGGATTCATTGCACCCTCCCGAAGAGTCGTTCCGCCACCCCCTCGAGTCCCTGCATGTACTTCGGCAGCAGCGGCCGAATGAAGACTCCCAGGATGCCGGCGCAGGGCAGCGCGGCAGGCCCGACCTGGTCGGAGAACCACAGCGACAGCGCGGTCACCGTCCATCCATCGAGGAAGGCGTAGCCGATCACGCCGGCGCCGAGGAACACCGCCTTCAGCAGCGCGGTCGCGAACCACCGCGCACCGGGTTCGCGCTTCTCGAAAACCGCCGCCGCGTCCTTGTTCGGCATGATGAAGACGCCGATCAGTGCGCCAACGATGGCAGCCAGAAGCACGGATTGCGGGATGCCGACGATGTTGCGCTCGACGTGCTCGATGACCGTGACGGCCGTCTGCGTCGCGGCCACAGCCGTCAGG harbors:
- a CDS encoding DUF6631 family protein; protein product: MARKTTPRKVDAAAEASSAATALVEIKPDVTLTIAGRTLTIREYGFFEGLAIAHKAQPLIAAMFAMCQDGNLQYSRIRRLFGVHQDLVIEIAAQAADVEPEWVRGLEKNPTDAELFLDSWFAVNSSFFVHEAVVEMREARQRAAMSTGSTPSPGSPPPASATSTASAASPSGS
- a CDS encoding head-tail joining protein, whose product is MSDADLAFADLHADLFEVFGQDGTVQRGGDAPVPVRVVIDRGVERYGTNGEVVATVTVVSFMVAQWVPSAGDVVAVGAWSKKVDVLDSDDGYVAKAVMYG
- a CDS encoding phage tail length tape measure family protein, whose product is MANRDFEIDMRMKADFAAARREVTGTEGDLRSLGDAAVEATDKINKSGSGSGTDNRIRDMVRRSLAELEAARAQIEADQSAAGTGRSGAAAATLEQAQAQQAYVAASRATQQAVTAEIGLISELQERLGRSATSIDDLADTEARLDVAMRKGLVTAEEYDEALEKLGAEQDRLNKETEKSGKAIEGTVGRYDKAGASLQRLARDEAQLKAAVDAGRISREQYNRAMATIGAERTRLTAIRDGAAQSANAMRTLNTESLGVQRNLSQLVSYGVTGQWQLAGNQLLQLGNQAGLAGRLFSGAGLAIGGVTLVVGGLTAALVTNYLQMRAFDNALIATGNYAGTTAGALADMRNQVGESTGDFAAAQTSLEALTASGKFTSDSLQSATQAAVGLAQLTGKSIEDTTNQVIALAKSPTASLVELNERYHFLTLEVYENVKSLEDQGRAQDATKAATEALAQVTASRVSEMRANAGTLERAWYDVRDAARSAWQMIKDIGREDAEARIAAGQRGILMANQQRAELAENVRLGILTQAQADKANQALRERIANEQKNIAQWQERKDLQDATAKAAAEEQQLQDKAVSAAASIDRDIARIDKKVERQQRLNKLIEQYNVIAAVDPNDSRLYDGSYERLKKAIEDETEEKKSRTPRGPKATDPNDAALREVENLEKQIALLGDLSEGETKVSEAARIRYEIEEGAYRNASEAVKQQLVDNAQLLDSERAKREEATKQKRELEDTKRSYEQLQDALRTPAEAALEGAIAQVETLNKALKAGIADSAAYDASMGRIVSGAFDKAPKFEGLAPEIGGAFGELGKIGEARAELEKWYQDQLALLSQFRAQKIGVEAQWNAQEQALTAQHQDALRQIESARQQAMLAGASATFGQLADISKAYGGEQSKTYRALFAISKAFAVAQAAVALAQNVAEASKAGFPQNIGFIAGALAQGAQIASLLSQASYDGGSGFAEGGWTGPGSKWQPAGIVHAEEFVNRREVVRQPGARAFLEDFNNRGMDALYDWRGYADGGFVEPDARLAGPRWEQHPSAANGGLAPTVNANTRVLNFLDLDQLAQALANNREFERTLVNGVVANGNSIQAGWQE
- a CDS encoding phage tail tube protein; this translates as MKDFSFQGKVYLGARLAGGKPGALRWVGDAPRCDVSLSTDSETRRESYSGQRLTSARLQRGSDAEVALTLNWANAENLALGLYGEVNTVAAGSVTGELLPTGLIAGDIVALDHGGVSSLVVTDSNGTPATLTAGTHYALDSENGGVLRIINPASFTQPFKAAYSHTESQDVTMFTTKPPERYLLLDGINTLDGSPVKVRLYRVQFDPASSIPMINESFGQLELSGAALYDDEASLDDELGGFGKIEQSAAVA
- a CDS encoding DUF7210 family protein is translated as MNSNTSTTGSASSTPSAKRKVRIFRPHTHEGKRLTPGPDGIEIEVNEPDAKFLESVGATKRPDVAEVPVGATAGGIRPQG